One Dictyoglomus thermophilum H-6-12 DNA window includes the following coding sequences:
- a CDS encoding GIY-YIG nuclease family protein, whose protein sequence is MKGIYVLVVEVKDYIEESIGSLGKLSFEGGLYLYIGSAQSNLELRVKRHLSKNKKLHWHIDYLLKNEKVRIKKVLFNKLDKSWECKIASLIEGKPMPKFGSSDCGCISHLFKVDEGQIKFLNNLGFKDFEMGE, encoded by the coding sequence ATGAAGGGAATATACGTTTTAGTGGTAGAGGTTAAAGATTATATAGAGGAGAGTATTGGAAGTTTAGGAAAATTGTCCTTTGAAGGAGGATTATACTTGTATATTGGATCTGCTCAAAGCAATCTGGAACTAAGAGTAAAAAGACATTTATCAAAAAACAAAAAACTACACTGGCATATTGATTACCTTTTAAAAAATGAAAAGGTAAGGATTAAAAAGGTTCTGTTTAATAAACTTGATAAGAGTTGGGAATGTAAGATAGCAAGTCTTATAGAGGGGAAACCAATGCCCAAATTTGGTTCTTCAGATTGTGGTTGTATTTCGCATCTTTTTAAAGTAGACGAAGGTCAAATAAAATTTTTAAATAATCTGGGGTTCAAAGATTTTGAGATGGGAGAGTGA
- a CDS encoding LysE family transporter, whose protein sequence is MDLGIWSIFITSFLVGFSGASSPGPMLTMVLAQSSIKGWFESVKIVTGHAILEGVLVILLLLGLQPFLQNQVFLKSFSFFGSIFLFYMGIGLLISLFKNEIHVKNASPLKFPSVLGGILVSISNPYWLIWWITIGVSFLTQARNYLILGVLSFYFGHILSDYVWYAFIGLIGQGLSLPFWKRIYKVILYIASIFLIFFGGYFMRYVFLG, encoded by the coding sequence ATGGATTTGGGGATTTGGAGCATATTTATTACAAGTTTTCTTGTGGGCTTTTCAGGAGCATCATCACCGGGTCCTATGCTTACGATGGTGCTTGCTCAGAGTAGTATTAAAGGATGGTTTGAATCGGTAAAGATAGTTACTGGACATGCTATTCTTGAAGGGGTTCTTGTAATATTACTTCTTCTTGGATTGCAACCCTTTTTACAGAATCAGGTTTTTTTGAAGAGTTTTTCTTTTTTTGGAAGTATATTCCTTTTTTATATGGGTATAGGCTTGCTTATTTCTCTTTTTAAGAATGAAATTCATGTTAAGAATGCTTCTCCCTTAAAATTTCCAAGTGTTCTTGGAGGTATATTGGTTTCTATTTCTAATCCCTATTGGCTAATATGGTGGATTACTATTGGAGTTAGTTTTCTTACTCAGGCAAGAAATTATTTAATATTAGGAGTTTTAAGCTTTTATTTTGGGCATATTCTTTCGGATTATGTTTGGTATGCTTTTATTGGACTTATAGGACAAGGCTTATCTCTTCCTTTTTGGAAAAGGATATACAAAGTAATTTTATATATTGCTTCTATCTTTCTAATTTTTTTTGGGGGCTATTTTATGCGCTATGTTTTTTTAGGATGA
- a CDS encoding CapA family protein, translating into MIAHIGKINTKKINVVLFILVILLFISDFNSQEKPADIVSLAFAGDLFIQSQLFKSYYDPNTKSYYFPEDIFEDIKEFINKDFSFIVIDTPVATNLYPPSGYPLYNAPIEILDTLKKVGFNVMITSGNHSLDKGEKGLITTMENMIKKELYYVGTNRTKEESNKYLILEKNNIKIGILAYTFSTNGIPLPKGKDYLVNLINKQKIKNDLKKIKNLCDFKIVYLHWGNVEYLDEIEESQKTLAKEIISYGADLIVGSHPHAIKPYENINGKWCFYALGNFFTDQYGVYRPEVKYGFILNISLLKYNDRVNLVSKEIIPIFIWRKNLGKRYEYKILRAEKVKNLPNIDIKDKMYFKRVKKILKLEEE; encoded by the coding sequence ATGATTGCTCATATAGGTAAAATAAACACTAAAAAAATAAATGTAGTTTTGTTTATCTTAGTTATTCTTCTATTTATTTCTGATTTCAATTCTCAAGAAAAGCCTGCAGATATTGTGAGTTTAGCCTTTGCAGGCGATTTATTTATTCAAAGCCAATTGTTTAAATCATACTATGATCCCAATACAAAGTCCTACTACTTTCCAGAAGATATATTTGAAGACATAAAAGAGTTTATAAATAAGGATTTTTCTTTCATAGTAATCGACACTCCTGTAGCTACCAACCTATATCCTCCATCAGGATATCCGTTATATAACGCTCCCATAGAGATTTTGGATACTTTAAAAAAGGTTGGATTTAATGTAATGATAACATCTGGAAATCATTCCTTAGACAAAGGAGAAAAGGGTCTTATTACTACTATGGAAAATATGATAAAAAAAGAGCTATATTACGTAGGAACCAATAGAACAAAAGAAGAAAGCAATAAATATCTCATTTTAGAAAAAAATAACATAAAAATTGGAATTCTTGCCTATACTTTTAGCACTAATGGTATACCTTTACCAAAGGGCAAGGATTACCTTGTTAACCTCATAAATAAACAAAAAATCAAGAATGACCTTAAAAAAATAAAAAATCTTTGTGATTTTAAGATCGTATATCTTCATTGGGGAAATGTAGAGTATTTAGATGAAATTGAAGAAAGTCAAAAAACACTTGCAAAAGAAATCATAAGCTATGGAGCAGATCTTATAGTGGGAAGTCATCCTCATGCCATCAAACCTTATGAAAACATTAATGGGAAATGGTGTTTCTATGCTCTTGGAAACTTCTTTACCGACCAATACGGAGTATACAGGCCAGAAGTAAAATATGGGTTTATATTAAACATTTCTCTTTTAAAGTACAATGATAGGGTAAATCTCGTTAGTAAAGAAATAATCCCTATATTTATCTGGAGAAAAAATTTAGGAAAAAGATATGAATACAAGATTTTAAGAGCAGAAAAGGTTAAAAATTTGCCTAATATTGATATTAAAGATAAAATGTATTTTAAGAGAGTGAAGAAAATCCTTAAACTAGAGGAGGAGTGA
- a CDS encoding glycoside hydrolase family 130 protein, producing MVFTKGDVINIIGFNEFLIPVVNYWEEEGYKVEISYDYRVKDKRNKIFLVVDNPKTQVPWRILLEELKNVEGKTLFLNYPRVFKTPDHPVWKHHWDGIIAFFWEEYLPKNIYLVNFPSYPVMEKQATESRDDLGIPKNKKAILVIADYSFENVLLYLAELKKQEDFYLIVFVSTWEKEVFLREFLKKKGIEVDRVVVGGVWYDELQLVSAVDLVIVDGGKNVEPFHVYKLVGCGTPLIIKDKIFTNFLYNEVIKFDGKEKTEIKGITRTELTTGVMKFKDKDELFYKINLIFTNEHLRNLVLGTSRAFAYAHSPERVGSQFLFIFKDILNPPIYVPSKKAVRYVNNPLFKARPNVYLNLRRKKIAWEKLVYNAGAIRIGGTIYVFYRALGEDGVSRIGLWWSKDGYTQEGRLDYPIFGPKESYEMPKNPEQRRRFHKRTFGMIREIGGTEDPRLSLIDGNLYMTYTAYGDVVQLALAKIPVEVFLKGVKSFKGYEEWNNAWVRNGPIFKYLEDKDAVLYLVEERKEEYSNGKRAEDDFVNVFPELLDKKVALIHRIPPDMQILYTDELKKRSIKVGRTFLMPTPKFWDSIKIGAGAPPLKTKYGWLHIYHGVGDWMGKKAYGLGVVLTPLDEPDKIIYRSAEPILQPEEIYEVEGWVPNVVFTCGVVPKNKDSNEILDLDDEILIYYGGADEVMALAEIKVGDLLPIEITANIY from the coding sequence ATGGTTTTTACAAAGGGTGATGTGATAAATATCATAGGATTTAATGAGTTTTTAATCCCAGTAGTTAACTACTGGGAAGAGGAAGGATACAAGGTAGAAATTTCCTATGATTATAGAGTTAAGGATAAAAGAAACAAGATATTCCTTGTGGTGGATAATCCTAAGACTCAGGTACCTTGGAGAATTCTTCTGGAAGAATTGAAAAATGTAGAGGGTAAAACTTTATTTTTAAATTATCCAAGGGTTTTTAAGACTCCTGATCATCCTGTATGGAAGCATCATTGGGATGGTATTATTGCCTTTTTCTGGGAAGAATATTTACCTAAGAATATTTATCTTGTTAATTTTCCATCTTATCCTGTAATGGAAAAGCAGGCTACTGAATCTAGAGATGATCTTGGAATTCCTAAGAATAAAAAGGCTATTCTTGTTATAGCGGATTATAGTTTTGAGAATGTACTCTTATATTTGGCCGAGTTAAAGAAACAAGAGGATTTTTATTTGATAGTTTTTGTGTCCACGTGGGAAAAGGAGGTTTTCTTAAGGGAATTTTTAAAGAAAAAGGGTATTGAAGTAGATAGAGTAGTTGTTGGAGGAGTATGGTATGATGAGCTACAGCTTGTATCTGCTGTTGATCTTGTAATTGTTGATGGCGGGAAGAATGTGGAGCCTTTTCATGTTTATAAACTTGTAGGTTGTGGTACTCCATTGATAATAAAAGATAAGATTTTTACTAACTTTCTCTATAATGAAGTTATAAAATTTGATGGTAAAGAGAAAACTGAAATTAAAGGAATTACCCGTACAGAACTTACTACAGGCGTAATGAAATTCAAAGATAAAGATGAGTTATTTTATAAGATAAATCTTATTTTCACTAATGAACATCTTAGAAATTTAGTCCTTGGTACTTCTCGTGCTTTTGCCTATGCTCATTCTCCCGAAAGGGTTGGAAGCCAATTTTTGTTTATATTTAAAGATATACTAAATCCTCCTATATATGTTCCCTCTAAAAAAGCTGTAAGATATGTAAATAATCCTTTGTTTAAGGCAAGACCAAATGTATACCTTAATTTAAGAAGGAAGAAAATTGCTTGGGAAAAGTTGGTATATAATGCTGGAGCTATAAGAATAGGTGGAACCATTTATGTATTCTATAGAGCTTTAGGAGAAGATGGGGTCTCAAGGATTGGGTTGTGGTGGTCAAAGGATGGTTATACTCAGGAGGGAAGGTTAGATTATCCTATATTTGGCCCTAAGGAAAGTTATGAGATGCCTAAAAATCCTGAGCAAAGAAGGAGATTTCATAAGAGAACTTTTGGAATGATAAGAGAGATTGGGGGAACAGAAGATCCAAGGTTAAGTTTGATAGATGGAAATCTTTATATGACTTATACTGCTTATGGGGATGTGGTACAACTTGCTCTTGCAAAGATTCCTGTAGAAGTATTCTTAAAGGGAGTAAAAAGTTTTAAGGGTTATGAAGAATGGAATAATGCATGGGTTAGAAATGGCCCAATTTTTAAATATTTAGAGGATAAAGATGCAGTTTTGTATTTGGTAGAAGAAAGAAAAGAGGAATATTCCAATGGAAAAAGGGCAGAGGATGACTTTGTAAATGTTTTTCCCGAGCTTTTAGATAAGAAGGTTGCTCTAATTCACAGAATTCCCCCTGATATGCAGATTCTATATACTGATGAATTGAAGAAAAGAAGTATTAAGGTGGGAAGGACTTTCTTGATGCCAACTCCTAAGTTTTGGGATAGTATAAAGATTGGAGCAGGAGCTCCTCCTTTAAAGACAAAATATGGTTGGCTTCATATTTATCATGGAGTAGGAGACTGGATGGGTAAAAAGGCATATGGTTTAGGAGTAGTTTTAACCCCCCTTGATGAGCCAGATAAGATAATATATAGGTCTGCAGAGCCTATTCTTCAACCTGAAGAGATTTATGAGGTTGAAGGATGGGTTCCTAATGTGGTGTTTACATGTGGAGTAGTTCCAAAGAATAAGGATTCTAATGAGATTCTTGATTTAGATGACGAAATACTTATCTATTATGGTGGAGCAGACGAAGTTATGGCTCTTGCTGAGATAAAAGTTGGAGATTTATTACCTATTGAGATAACAGCTAATATCTACTGA
- a CDS encoding biotin transporter BioY — protein MKTKKIPYLALGLALLILGGYLSFHLPFTQVPFTLQVFFLFLISLYFSPIETFYIVFAYLLLGGLGFPVFAGGRGGLNVLFGPTGGYLFGFLIAGITISVLKKYSEILSLFLGILVIYLTGSIWLSFSLKINYYKALMTGVIPFIPYDFIKGIISYLIWQKLKKQLKNQ, from the coding sequence ATGAAAACAAAGAAAATTCCCTACTTAGCTCTGGGTCTTGCCCTATTGATTCTCGGGGGATATTTAAGCTTTCATCTACCTTTCACCCAAGTTCCATTCACCTTACAAGTTTTCTTTCTCTTTCTTATTAGTTTATACTTCTCCCCTATAGAGACTTTTTATATTGTTTTTGCTTATCTACTACTTGGGGGGTTAGGATTCCCAGTTTTTGCGGGAGGAAGAGGAGGATTGAATGTACTTTTTGGCCCTACTGGAGGCTATCTTTTTGGGTTTCTAATTGCAGGAATAACCATATCTGTACTCAAAAAGTACTCTGAAATTCTCTCTCTGTTTCTAGGCATTTTAGTAATATATCTCACTGGTAGTATATGGCTATCCTTCTCATTAAAGATAAATTACTATAAAGCTCTAATGACAGGAGTTATACCCTTCATCCCTTACGACTTTATAAAGGGAATAATATCCTACCTTATATGGCAAAAACTCAAAAAACAGCTTAAAAATCAGTAG
- a CDS encoding PspC domain-containing protein produces the protein MEKRLYRSKKNRVILGVCGGIAEYLNIDPTIVRLIFIFLFIPFHFALIIAYFLSALVIPEEPEDLEKKDDNITPSGPVQHL, from the coding sequence ATGGAGAAGAGACTGTATAGAAGCAAGAAGAATAGAGTTATTTTGGGTGTTTGTGGGGGGATTGCGGAATATTTAAATATTGATCCTACAATAGTTAGGCTTATTTTTATTTTTCTCTTTATACCTTTCCATTTTGCCTTAATAATAGCCTATTTTCTCTCTGCTCTTGTGATACCTGAGGAGCCCGAAGATTTGGAGAAGAAGGATGATAATATAACTCCTTCTGGTCCAGTTCAACATTTGTGA
- a CDS encoding PspC domain-containing protein yields MENKLYRSRRNRVFLGVCGGIGEYFGIDPVIIRLIFIFSVLFLGPLSLLFYILCALVIPENPGNSELPSPLSKDGGETLGWVFLALGVYFLGRTFGIFQVSFTLVLALLFILFGILIFFKK; encoded by the coding sequence ATGGAAAATAAACTTTATAGGAGTAGAAGAAATAGAGTTTTTTTAGGAGTATGTGGGGGAATAGGAGAGTACTTTGGAATTGATCCTGTCATAATAAGGCTTATTTTTATCTTCTCAGTTCTCTTTTTAGGACCTTTAAGTCTTCTCTTTTACATTCTTTGTGCTCTTGTAATCCCTGAAAATCCTGGTAATAGTGAGCTTCCCTCTCCTCTTTCCAAAGATGGCGGGGAGACCTTGGGGTGGGTTTTTTTAGCTCTTGGAGTTTATTTTCTGGGGCGAACTTTTGGTATTTTTCAGGTTTCTTTCACTTTAGTTCTTGCCCTATTATTTATCCTTTTTGGAATTTTAATCTTTTTTAAGAAATGA
- a CDS encoding LiaF transmembrane domain-containing protein — protein MRRMSLLGIFLILIGLLLLFSELGIIRFYWRDLLRLWPLIFIFWGLDLLIGEKKWFGWLVVLIIFLLTIFIVFFSSYGRPFFRDRGPGFYYREWKYPFKEDIKGLDLEISTGVRVVRLEALKDRENLLHISSNWDFYIDKLIEEKRDGELGLSLKVEGEKETGFRIFGDDKKLDPINININPEIPLSLKFDVGVGDATLNMREFRLKDLSVKGGVGRLKIYLPSSPCYVEIEGGVGSVEVYVPEDMILDLSAETGLGKISVDKEIKQEKGGEKGVIRLKVRSGVGNIKILSEKKEVI, from the coding sequence ATGAGAAGAATGTCTTTATTAGGTATTTTTTTGATTCTTATAGGTTTATTACTTCTTTTCTCAGAGTTAGGAATCATCAGGTTTTATTGGAGAGATTTACTTAGGTTATGGCCTTTGATCTTTATATTCTGGGGACTTGATTTGCTCATAGGAGAGAAGAAGTGGTTTGGTTGGTTGGTGGTTTTAATTATTTTCCTTCTCACTATATTTATTGTGTTCTTCTCAAGTTATGGAAGACCATTTTTTAGAGATAGAGGGCCTGGATTTTACTATAGAGAATGGAAGTATCCTTTTAAAGAAGATATAAAAGGTCTTGATTTGGAGATCTCTACAGGAGTAAGAGTTGTGAGATTGGAGGCTTTAAAAGATAGGGAAAATTTATTGCATATAAGTTCTAATTGGGATTTTTATATTGATAAGTTGATAGAAGAAAAGAGGGATGGGGAATTAGGACTTTCTTTAAAAGTTGAAGGTGAAAAAGAGACGGGATTTAGGATTTTTGGGGATGATAAGAAGCTTGATCCAATAAATATAAATATTAATCCTGAGATTCCTCTCAGTTTAAAGTTTGATGTAGGAGTGGGAGATGCAACTTTGAATATGAGGGAGTTCAGATTGAAAGATCTTTCAGTAAAAGGGGGCGTTGGAAGATTAAAAATATACTTACCATCTTCTCCTTGTTATGTGGAAATAGAAGGTGGAGTGGGTAGCGTAGAAGTATATGTGCCAGAGGATATGATTTTGGACCTATCTGCAGAGACTGGTTTAGGGAAAATTTCTGTAGATAAGGAGATAAAACAGGAAAAAGGGGGAGAAAAGGGAGTTATACGTTTGAAGGTTAGGTCAGGGGTAGGAAATATAAAGATCCTTTCGGAAAAGAAAGAAGTAATTTGA
- a CDS encoding LacI family DNA-binding transcriptional regulator has product MRKVKINIRDIARLANVSVATVSRVINGSPNVSEKTRKKVLKIIQEYDYHPSAFAQKLSKTKTQIVALLIPYERGFVLSDAFFPPLIKGMTEIFDKKEYNIMLSMIESPYIPQKYISLYKRGIVDGYILANVKKDDPFPEILYEENIPFVTVGRVSSKIKNYPYVDTDNVRGAFEATTYFLEKGHKRIALLKGNSNYNFIQDRYEGYILALKKYGIKPDPKLIVEDSLTIDGGYKAMKKLLKINNPPTAVLACSDYMAIGAMNAIFEENWEVPEDIAVIGFDDLYIDGKIEPPLASVRQEIEEMGKEAAKLFLHILDNPNNFEPIILPATFIWRRSAG; this is encoded by the coding sequence TTGAGGAAGGTTAAAATCAATATAAGAGATATAGCAAGACTTGCCAACGTATCGGTAGCCACAGTATCAAGAGTTATAAATGGTAGTCCTAATGTAAGTGAAAAAACAAGGAAAAAAGTTTTGAAAATTATTCAAGAGTACGACTACCATCCCAGTGCCTTTGCTCAAAAATTATCTAAAACAAAAACTCAGATTGTAGCTCTCTTAATACCCTACGAGAGAGGTTTTGTATTATCAGATGCCTTCTTTCCTCCACTAATAAAAGGAATGACAGAAATATTTGACAAAAAAGAATACAATATCATGTTATCTATGATTGAATCTCCATATATTCCTCAGAAATATATTTCCTTATATAAAAGAGGAATTGTGGATGGATACATACTCGCTAATGTGAAAAAAGATGACCCTTTTCCAGAAATCCTTTACGAAGAAAATATACCCTTTGTAACTGTAGGTAGAGTTTCCTCGAAAATAAAAAATTATCCTTATGTAGACACTGACAACGTAAGGGGTGCTTTTGAGGCTACCACCTATTTTCTTGAAAAAGGACATAAAAGAATAGCATTACTAAAAGGAAACAGTAATTACAACTTTATTCAAGATAGATATGAAGGCTATATTTTAGCCCTCAAAAAATATGGAATAAAGCCAGATCCAAAACTGATAGTAGAGGATAGTCTCACAATAGATGGGGGATATAAAGCTATGAAAAAATTGCTAAAAATAAACAATCCACCCACTGCAGTCCTCGCCTGCAGTGACTATATGGCTATAGGGGCTATGAATGCCATATTTGAAGAAAACTGGGAAGTCCCAGAGGATATCGCTGTAATTGGCTTTGATGATCTATATATTGATGGAAAAATAGAACCGCCTCTTGCCTCAGTAAGACAAGAAATAGAAGAAATGGGCAAAGAGGCGGCAAAACTTTTCTTACATATCCTTGATAACCCTAACAATTTTGAACCTATAATCCTTCCCGCTACTTTTATATGGAGGAGATCCGCAGGATAG
- a CDS encoding peptide ABC transporter substrate-binding protein: MRSKKGLIILFVLVSVLLLSGVINGQKEKVVSLPFWDTPGLVPYYWQAQHILAQGTIFEGLYGYAPDPKSLGGVKVVPVIAQSYKVSKDYKVWTFKLRKDKKWSNGDPVTAKDFEWSFKYYASPKIPDLPAWAGPLQFFENFWAVKSGAVDPDKLGVKALDDYTLEIRLSTPRYDMKEWLCVAQAVPIHRKTVEADPQNWWRPGKIVVNGPYIPVSWTPGKDMVLVKNPNYVGERGNVDRIVLKFGGLGIQQYQAGELDAALINNVAEYRYVTSDPKLSKEFHEDVMDCFWNGYQWSRGFDPIMDNEKLRKALAMAIDREKLCKDVLGGRALPLNKYWPDGNPIGDKLKGIPFDVNQAKKLLAEAGYPNGKGLKTLVFYITGGGDPVVEFIVDQWKKNLGVNVIIENIESGLYWNSYVWPSFSPDAKAGFTVMGAPMNNLEIGALFKNSDHTPWFFDFPTSARKRYYELQQEQDAWLRKDGGLTEADWKPLLEKRNTLYETYKKIVSTEPEKLWVAELTKSPTWYERFDELYEKWKAAKTNADKTNYWRLAGREIVGQEIFQNWYLNMTERARNAIRWRYRAVNRPFSEAVKIVHYGLQLMQDAYYMVPVYLAKAQWVQNPKLEGLMLYKFSWGPGFFNFKWLNLKD; encoded by the coding sequence ATGCGTAGTAAAAAGGGTTTAATAATTTTGTTTGTTTTGGTTTCTGTCCTTTTGTTATCAGGTGTAATTAATGGACAAAAAGAAAAAGTTGTGAGCTTACCTTTCTGGGATACACCAGGATTAGTTCCCTATTACTGGCAGGCACAACATATTTTAGCACAAGGCACTATTTTTGAGGGACTTTATGGTTATGCACCAGATCCTAAGAGCCTTGGTGGTGTAAAGGTTGTTCCAGTTATTGCACAAAGCTATAAAGTTTCAAAGGATTACAAAGTATGGACCTTCAAATTAAGAAAAGATAAAAAATGGTCTAATGGTGATCCAGTAACTGCAAAAGACTTTGAATGGTCATTCAAATACTATGCAAGTCCTAAGATTCCAGACCTTCCTGCATGGGCAGGCCCACTTCAGTTCTTTGAAAACTTCTGGGCAGTGAAATCTGGAGCAGTTGATCCTGATAAACTTGGTGTAAAAGCTCTTGATGATTATACATTGGAAATAAGACTTTCTACACCAAGATATGATATGAAAGAGTGGCTCTGTGTAGCTCAAGCTGTTCCAATCCACAGAAAAACTGTTGAAGCAGATCCACAAAACTGGTGGAGACCTGGAAAGATCGTTGTCAATGGTCCATACATTCCAGTATCATGGACTCCTGGAAAGGACATGGTACTTGTAAAGAATCCCAACTATGTTGGTGAAAGAGGAAACGTGGATAGAATAGTACTTAAGTTCGGTGGACTTGGAATTCAACAGTATCAAGCAGGAGAGCTCGATGCTGCATTGATCAATAATGTTGCTGAGTACAGATATGTAACATCTGATCCTAAACTTTCGAAAGAATTCCACGAGGATGTAATGGATTGCTTCTGGAACGGATATCAATGGTCTCGTGGATTTGATCCTATAATGGATAATGAAAAATTAAGAAAAGCTCTTGCTATGGCAATAGACAGAGAAAAACTTTGTAAAGACGTACTTGGAGGAAGAGCATTACCTCTTAATAAATATTGGCCTGACGGTAATCCTATTGGTGATAAACTTAAGGGAATACCCTTTGATGTAAACCAGGCTAAGAAGCTTCTTGCTGAGGCTGGATATCCAAACGGAAAAGGTTTGAAGACTCTTGTCTTCTACATCACTGGTGGTGGTGATCCAGTAGTAGAGTTCATAGTAGATCAATGGAAGAAGAACCTTGGAGTAAATGTAATAATTGAGAACATAGAATCTGGATTGTACTGGAACTCCTATGTATGGCCTAGCTTCTCACCTGATGCAAAGGCTGGATTCACAGTAATGGGTGCACCAATGAACAACTTAGAGATTGGTGCGTTGTTCAAGAACTCTGACCATACACCTTGGTTCTTTGATTTCCCAACCTCTGCAAGAAAGAGATATTATGAGTTACAACAAGAGCAAGATGCATGGTTAAGAAAAGATGGCGGACTTACCGAAGCAGATTGGAAGCCACTTCTTGAGAAGAGAAATACGCTATATGAAACTTATAAGAAGATTGTATCGACCGAGCCTGAAAAATTATGGGTTGCAGAACTTACTAAATCACCTACCTGGTATGAAAGATTTGATGAACTTTACGAAAAATGGAAGGCTGCAAAAACTAATGCAGATAAGACCAATTACTGGAGACTTGCAGGAAGAGAAATTGTAGGACAAGAAATATTCCAGAACTGGTATCTCAATATGACAGAGAGAGCAAGAAATGCTATAAGATGGAGATATAGAGCAGTTAATAGACCATTTAGTGAAGCAGTAAAGATTGTCCATTATGGATTACAACTCATGCAAGATGCTTACTACATGGTACCAGTATACCTTGCAAAGGCTCAATGGGTACAAAATCCAAAACTTGAGGGCTTGATGCTCTACAAGTTCTCTTGGGGTCCTG